In Cervus elaphus chromosome 16, mCerEla1.1, whole genome shotgun sequence, a single window of DNA contains:
- the PPP3R2 gene encoding calcineurin subunit B type 2 yields MGNEASYPAEICSHFDEDEIKRLGKRFKKLDLDSSGALSVKEFTSMPELRENPLVQRVIDVFDTDGDGQVDFREFILGTSQFSVRGDEQQKLRFAFSIYDLDKDGYISNGELFQVLKMMVGDSLKDWQLQQLVDKTIILLDKDGDGKISFQEFSAVVRSLEVHKHLVTVV; encoded by the coding sequence ATGGGAAACGAGGCCAGTTACCCAGCTGAGATATGCTCGCACTTTGACGAAGACGAAATTAAAAGGCTGGGCAAGCGGTTTAAGAAGCTGGACTTGGACAGTTCCGGCGCTCTGAGCGTCAAAGAGTTCACGTCCATGCCGGAGCTGCGGGAGAACCCGCTGGTGCAACGGGTGATCGACGTCTTCGACACCGACGGCGATGGACAGGTGGACTTCCGGGAATTCATCCTGGGGACCTCCCAGTTCAGCGTCCGGGGAGATGAGCAGCAGAAGCTGAGGTTTGCTTTCAGCATCTACGACCTGGACAAAGACGGCTACATTTCCAACGGGGAGCTCTTCCAGGTGCTGAAGATGATGGTCGGGGACAGCCTGAAAGACTGGCAGTTACAGCAGCTGGTGGACAAAACCATCATCCTCCTGGACAAGGATGGGGACGGGAAAATCTCCTTCCAGGAATTCAGTGCTGTGGTCAGAAGCCTAGAGGTCCACAAGCACTTGGTGACAGTTGTGTGA